The following proteins are co-located in the Vigna angularis cultivar LongXiaoDou No.4 chromosome 2, ASM1680809v1, whole genome shotgun sequence genome:
- the LOC108328139 gene encoding protein NRT1/ PTR FAMILY 5.6: MNLEVNGEEGDEKKWVHDSSVDHKGKVPLRASTGSWKAAFFIIAIETSERLSFFGIATSLVLYLTKVMHHDLKTAARNVNYWSGVTTLMPLFGGFIADSYMGRYTTVLASSIFYLMGLILLTLSWFLPSLKPCDDTGLCTKPRRIHEVVFFLAIYLISFGTGGHKPSLESFGADQFDEDHDEERRQKMSFFNWWNCALCTGLIVGVTLIVYIQDNISWGAADIIFTVVMVFSLIIFVLGRTFYRYRVPTGSPLTPMLQVLVASFSKRKLPHPSDPAQLYEVPKSIGINKRFLCHTNKLKFLDKAAILVNDGSLAEKQSPWNLSTVTKVEETKLIINMIPIWVSTIPFGICVAQTATFFVKQGTTLNRKIGNGFEIPPASIFTVSALGMVVSVAIYDKILVPVLRRVTQNERGINILQRIGFGMLFCIAAMIAAALVERKRLEAVERDPLKGSLTMSIFWLAPQFLIIGFGDGFTLVGLQEYFYDQVPDSMRSLGIAFYLSVMGAASFLSSMLITVVDHMTEKSGSKSWFGKDLNSSRLDKFYWLLAAMSTLNLFLFAFLASRFSYKRVQKVAVADCYEDKSDYESVETKV; this comes from the exons CAATTGAGACCAGCGAGAGGTTGAGCTTCTTTGGAATAGCCACTAGTTTGGTCCTTTACCTCACAAAGGTTATGCATCATGACCTAAAAACAGCAGCAAGAAATGTGAACTACTGGTCGGGTGTCACAACTTTGATGCCACTGTTTGGTGGATTCATAGCTGATTCATACATGGGCCGTTACACCACTGTTCTGGCATCAAGCATTTTCTATCTAATG GGTTTGATTCTCCTTACTTTGTCTTGGTTCCTGCCAAGCTTAAAACCATGTGATGACACAGGCTTATGCACCAAACCAAGGAGAATTCATGAAGTGGTTTTCTTCCTGGCCATTTACTTAATATCCTTTGGAACTGGAGGGCACAAACCGTCCTTGGAGAGCTTTGGAGCTGACCAATTTGATGAGGATCATGATGAAGAAAGGAGGCAAAAAATGTCCTTTTTCAATTGGTGGAACTGTGCACTATGCACTGGACTTATTGTAGGAGTGACCCTCATTGTTTACATACAAGACAACATAAGCTGGGGAGCTGCTGATATTATCTTCACAGTGGTCATGGTTTTTTCACTGATCATCTTCGTATTGGGAAGGACATTTTATCGTTATAGGGTACCCACTGGGAGTCCCTTGACTCCAATGTTGCAGGTTCTTGTTGCTTCCTTTTCCAAAAGAAAGCTTCCACACCCTTCTGATCCTGCTCAATTGTATGAGGTTCCAAAATCTATTGGCATCAACAAAAGATTTCTGTGTCACACTAACAAACTGAA ATTTCTTGACAAGGCAGCGATTCTTGTCAATGATGGAAGTTTAGCAGAGAAGCAGAGTCCTTGGAATTTATCAACTGTAACAAAGGTCGAAGAAACGAAGCTTATTATCAACATGATTCCTATTTGGGTATCTACCATACCATTCGGAATATGTGTGGCACAAACTGCTACATTCTTCGTGAAACAAGGTACCACATTGAACAGAAAGATAGGTAACGGGTTTGAGATTCCTCCAGCTTCAATCTTCACGGTTTCTGCGTTGGGAATGGTAGTTTCTGTGGCGATATATGACAAGATTCTTGTGCCTGTGTTACGAAGAGTGACACAGAATGAGAGAGGAATCAACATTCTTCAGAGGATTGGTTTTGGAATGCTGTTCTGTATTGCTGCAATGATAGCAGCAGCTTTGGTGGAGAGAAAGAGGCTTGAAGCTGTTGAGAGGGATCCCTTGAAGGGTTCACTGACAATGAGTATATTCTGGTTGGCACCACAGTTTCTCATCATTGGTTTTGGAGATGGATTTACTCTTGTGGGTTTGCAAGAGTACTTTTATGACCAAGTTCCTGACTCAATGAGAAGCCTGGGCATAGCATTTTACCTTAGTGTAATGGGTGCAGCAAGTTTCCTAAGTAGCATGCTTATAACAGTAGTTGACCACATGACAGAGAAGAGTGGCAGCAAGAGTTGGTTTGGGAAGGATTTGAATAGTAGTCGATTGGACAAGTTCTATTGGCTATTGGCAGCCATGAGCACACTCAATTTATTCTTGTTTGCGTTTCTTGCCAGTCGATTTTCCTACAAAAGGGTGCAAAAGGTAGCTGTGGCTGATTGCTATGAAGACAAAAGTGATTATGAGAGTGTGGAAACCAAGGTTTAG